A window of Tatumella citrea genomic DNA:
ATCATTAATTCTGTAAAACGGATAATAACCTGTGAACGATTATCAGACAATATTCACCGGCCAGAAGAGATAAGCGGCCGGCCACAGCGATTAACTAAACAGTCCCAGATGTTCGACAAGGATGGTACAACCGATACCTACCAGCACGACACCACCGAGAACTTCGGCCCATTTCCCAAGCAATGGGCCGATAAATCTGCCCACTAATACTCCCGTGGTGGCCATAATGGTTGTTGCCGCACCAATCGCAAACGCAGTAACAACAATATTGACCTGCAAAAATGCCAGACCCACTCCGACGGCCAGAGCATCCAGGCTGGTAGCAACTGCGGTCATTGCCAGTACCATAAAGCCATGGCGCTCAGGTGCGACGCATTCATCAACCGCACCCTGGCGGAAGCCGCCAATCACCATTCTGCCGCCCAGTACTGTCAACAGAATAAAGGCAATCCAGTGATCCCATGCCATCACATATTTGCTGGCAGCCAGGCCAATGCCCCAGCCAATCAGCGGGGTAAGCATTTCGATTCCACCAAAAATAAATCCGGTACGTAAGGCTTCTTTAATTCCCGGTTTTTTGAGGGTGGCGCCCTTCCCCAATGCTGCTGCAAACGCATCCATCGACATGCCAAAGGCAAGAATAATTGTAGTAATTACGTCCATTAGG
This region includes:
- the mntP gene encoding manganese efflux pump MntP; this encodes MDVITTIILAFGMSMDAFAAALGKGATLKKPGIKEALRTGFIFGGIEMLTPLIGWGIGLAASKYVMAWDHWIAFILLTVLGGRMVIGGFRQGAVDECVAPERHGFMVLAMTAVATSLDALAVGVGLAFLQVNIVVTAFAIGAATTIMATTGVLVGRFIGPLLGKWAEVLGGVVLVGIGCTILVEHLGLFS